The following coding sequences are from one Eucalyptus grandis isolate ANBG69807.140 chromosome 11, ASM1654582v1, whole genome shotgun sequence window:
- the LOC104426730 gene encoding spermatogenesis-associated protein 20 isoform X2 encodes MEVESFENEGVAKLLNDWFVSIKVDREERPDVDKVYMTYVQALYGGGGWPLSVFLSPDLKPLMGGTYFPPDDKLGRPGFKTVLRKVKDAWDTRRDMLVKSGAFAIEQLSEALSVSAELNKLSDGLPQTAVHKCADQLSASYDPKYGGFGSAPKFPRPVEAQLMLYYAKKLEEAGKSSQADKTSGMVFFSLKCMARGGIHDHIGGGFHRYSVDECWHVPHFEKMLYDQGQLTNVYLDSFAITKDVFYSCVSRDILDYLRRDMTGSEGEIFSAEDADSAEYEGDPRKKEGAFYVWTSKEVDDVLGEHSELFKDHYYIKPSGNCDLSRASDPHNEFKGKNVLIERGDPSAQASKHGMPISKYLDILGECRQKLFDVRVRRPRPHLDDKVIVSWNGLVISSFARASRILRTEAEGTKFHFPVVGSDPNEYLEAAEKAASFIKKQLYDEQTQRLQHSFRKGPSKAPGFLDDYAFLIAGLLDLYEFGGSIQWLKWAIQLQDTQDELFLDKEGGAYFNTTGQDPSILLRVKEDHDGAEPSGNSVSAINLVRLASLVSGSRAAGYRQNAEHLLAVFESRLKEVPMAVPLMCCAADMFSVPSQKQIVVIGRKDAQEFEKMLVAAHAEYEPNKTVIHIDPANSEEVQFWEEHNSNIALMTKNNAAEDRVVALVCQNFTCSPPITSATSLQAKLSPRSAARIAS; translated from the exons ATGGAGGTGGAATCCTTTGAAAACGAGGGAGTTGCAAAGCTACTTAATGATTGGTTTGTCAGTATCAAG GTGGATCGAGAGGAACGACCGGATGTTGACAAG GTATACATGACATATGTGCAGGCCTTGTATGGTGGTGGAGGTTGGCCTCTGAGTGTCTTTCTTTCACCTGACCTGAAACCTCTAATGGGTGGGACTTACTTCCCTCCCGATGATAAGTTGGGAAGACCAGGCTTCAAGACTGTGCTAAG AAAGGTGAAAGATGCATGGGATACTAGGAGGGATATGCTTGTTAAAAGTGGAGCATTTGCCATTGAACAGCTCTCGGAAGCACTATCAGTGAGTGCAGAATTGAATAAGTTGTCAGATGGACTTCCCCAAACTGCAGTGCACAAATGTGCAGACCAG CTTTCAGCTAGTTACGATCCAAAATATGGTGGATTTGGATCAGCCCCGAAGTTTCCCAGACCTGTAGAAGCGCAGTTGATGCTTTATTATGCCAAAAAGCTGGAGGAGGCTGGGAAATCAAGTCAGGCAGATAAGACTTCGGGTATGGTTTTCTTTAGCTTGAAGTGCATGGCGAGAGGAGGCATCCATGATCACATTGGAGGTGGCTTTCACAGATACAGTGTGGATGAATGCTGGCACG TTCCACATTTTGAGAAGATGTTGTATGATCAAGGACAGCTTACCAATGTATATCTGGATTCTTTTGCAATCACGAAAGATGTGTTTTATTCGTGTGTTTCCCGTGATATTCTGGACTATCTGAGGAGAGACATGACCGGATCTGAAGGTGAAATATTTTCAGCAGAGGATGCAGATAGCGCAGAATATGAAGGAGACCCAAGGAAAAAGGAAGGTGCCTTCTATGTGTGGACTAGCAAAGAG GTTGATGATGTACTTGGAGAGCACTCGGAACTTTTCAAGGACCACTATTACATAAAACCATCCGGCAACTGCGACCTCTCTAGAGCAAGTGATCCACACAATGAATTTAAGGGGAAAAATGTGCTTATTGAGAGAGGTGATCCTTCAGCACAGGCATCAAAGCACGGGATGCCTATAAGCAAATATCTTGACATTTTGGGAGAATGTAGACAAAAGCTTTTTGATGTAAGAGTAAGGCGTCCTCGACCACATTTGGATGACAAG GTCATCGTTTCATGGAATGGGCTTGTGATATCATCTTTTGCAAGAGCATCTAGAATTCTCAGGACTGAAGCAGAAGGAACCAAGTTCCATTTTCCTGTTGTCGGCTCTGAT cCCAATGAGTACTTGGAGGCAGCGGAGAAGGCAGCCTCTTTTATAAAGAAGCAACTTTATGATGAGCAGACACAGAGACTTCAACATAGCTTCCGCAAAGGCCCATCCAAAGCTCCGGGATTTTTGGACGATTATGCTTTTCTAATAGCAGGGTTACTGGATTTGTATGAGTTTGGCGGTTCTATACAGTGGCTAAAATGGGCGATTCAGTTGCAGGACACACAG GATGAACTCTTCCTTGACAAAGAGGGAGGGGCCTATTTCAACACCACAGGGCAAGATCCATCCATCCTCCTCCGTGTTAAGGAAGATCACGATGGGGCTGAGCCATCAGGAAATTCAGTGTCAGCAATAAATCTCGTGAGATTGGCATCTTTAGTTTCAGGAAGTAGGGCTGCCGGGTACAGGCAGAATGCAGAGCATCTTTTG GCCGTTTTCGAGTCGAGATTGAAGGAAGTGCCTATGGCCGTGCCGTTGATGTGTTGTGCGGCTGATATGTTCTCCGTGCCTTCTCAGAAGCAAATCGTTGTGATTGGTCGGAAAGATGCTCAAGAGTTTGAGAAGATGCTTGTTGCTGCTCATGCGGAATATGAACCGAACAAAACA GTGATTCACATCGATCCCGCAAACTCAGAGGAGGTACAGTTCTGGGAAGAGCATAACAGTAACATTGCGCTGATGACCAAAAACAACGCTGCTGAAGACAGAGTGGTGGCGCTTGTGTGCCAGAACTTCACTTGCAGCCCCCCAATCACCAGCGCAACCTCTCTTCAAGCGAAGCTGTCGCCTAGATCAGCCGCCCGAATCGCATCCTAA
- the LOC104426730 gene encoding spermatogenesis-associated protein 20 isoform X1: MLPRLLLRPPSLHSLPARGSRLLQHALRPTGSPPLSPPLSVVVLPRPFRARRAFAMAEHTDAPASSSSQPPQRHANRLASEHSPYLLQHAHNPVDWYPWGEEAFAEARKRDVPIFLSIGYSTCHWCHVMEVESFENEGVAKLLNDWFVSIKVDREERPDVDKVYMTYVQALYGGGGWPLSVFLSPDLKPLMGGTYFPPDDKLGRPGFKTVLRKVKDAWDTRRDMLVKSGAFAIEQLSEALSVSAELNKLSDGLPQTAVHKCADQLSASYDPKYGGFGSAPKFPRPVEAQLMLYYAKKLEEAGKSSQADKTSGMVFFSLKCMARGGIHDHIGGGFHRYSVDECWHVPHFEKMLYDQGQLTNVYLDSFAITKDVFYSCVSRDILDYLRRDMTGSEGEIFSAEDADSAEYEGDPRKKEGAFYVWTSKEVDDVLGEHSELFKDHYYIKPSGNCDLSRASDPHNEFKGKNVLIERGDPSAQASKHGMPISKYLDILGECRQKLFDVRVRRPRPHLDDKVIVSWNGLVISSFARASRILRTEAEGTKFHFPVVGSDPNEYLEAAEKAASFIKKQLYDEQTQRLQHSFRKGPSKAPGFLDDYAFLIAGLLDLYEFGGSIQWLKWAIQLQDTQDELFLDKEGGAYFNTTGQDPSILLRVKEDHDGAEPSGNSVSAINLVRLASLVSGSRAAGYRQNAEHLLAVFESRLKEVPMAVPLMCCAADMFSVPSQKQIVVIGRKDAQEFEKMLVAAHAEYEPNKTVIHIDPANSEEVQFWEEHNSNIALMTKNNAAEDRVVALVCQNFTCSPPITSATSLQAKLSPRSAARIAS; encoded by the exons CGCTCGCAGGGCGTTCGCCATGGCCGAGCACACGGACGCCCCGGCGTCGTCCTCGTCGCAGCCGCCTCAGAGGCACGCCAACCGTCTCGCCTCCGAGCACAGCCCTTATCTCCTCCAGCACGCCCATAATCCC GTCGACTGGTACCCGTGGGGTGAGGAGGCTTTCGCCgaagcaagaaaaagggacgTGCCCATCTTCCTATCAA TCGGCTACAGTACGTGCCACTG GTGTCATGTCATGGAGGTGGAATCCTTTGAAAACGAGGGAGTTGCAAAGCTACTTAATGATTGGTTTGTCAGTATCAAG GTGGATCGAGAGGAACGACCGGATGTTGACAAG GTATACATGACATATGTGCAGGCCTTGTATGGTGGTGGAGGTTGGCCTCTGAGTGTCTTTCTTTCACCTGACCTGAAACCTCTAATGGGTGGGACTTACTTCCCTCCCGATGATAAGTTGGGAAGACCAGGCTTCAAGACTGTGCTAAG AAAGGTGAAAGATGCATGGGATACTAGGAGGGATATGCTTGTTAAAAGTGGAGCATTTGCCATTGAACAGCTCTCGGAAGCACTATCAGTGAGTGCAGAATTGAATAAGTTGTCAGATGGACTTCCCCAAACTGCAGTGCACAAATGTGCAGACCAG CTTTCAGCTAGTTACGATCCAAAATATGGTGGATTTGGATCAGCCCCGAAGTTTCCCAGACCTGTAGAAGCGCAGTTGATGCTTTATTATGCCAAAAAGCTGGAGGAGGCTGGGAAATCAAGTCAGGCAGATAAGACTTCGGGTATGGTTTTCTTTAGCTTGAAGTGCATGGCGAGAGGAGGCATCCATGATCACATTGGAGGTGGCTTTCACAGATACAGTGTGGATGAATGCTGGCACG TTCCACATTTTGAGAAGATGTTGTATGATCAAGGACAGCTTACCAATGTATATCTGGATTCTTTTGCAATCACGAAAGATGTGTTTTATTCGTGTGTTTCCCGTGATATTCTGGACTATCTGAGGAGAGACATGACCGGATCTGAAGGTGAAATATTTTCAGCAGAGGATGCAGATAGCGCAGAATATGAAGGAGACCCAAGGAAAAAGGAAGGTGCCTTCTATGTGTGGACTAGCAAAGAG GTTGATGATGTACTTGGAGAGCACTCGGAACTTTTCAAGGACCACTATTACATAAAACCATCCGGCAACTGCGACCTCTCTAGAGCAAGTGATCCACACAATGAATTTAAGGGGAAAAATGTGCTTATTGAGAGAGGTGATCCTTCAGCACAGGCATCAAAGCACGGGATGCCTATAAGCAAATATCTTGACATTTTGGGAGAATGTAGACAAAAGCTTTTTGATGTAAGAGTAAGGCGTCCTCGACCACATTTGGATGACAAG GTCATCGTTTCATGGAATGGGCTTGTGATATCATCTTTTGCAAGAGCATCTAGAATTCTCAGGACTGAAGCAGAAGGAACCAAGTTCCATTTTCCTGTTGTCGGCTCTGAT cCCAATGAGTACTTGGAGGCAGCGGAGAAGGCAGCCTCTTTTATAAAGAAGCAACTTTATGATGAGCAGACACAGAGACTTCAACATAGCTTCCGCAAAGGCCCATCCAAAGCTCCGGGATTTTTGGACGATTATGCTTTTCTAATAGCAGGGTTACTGGATTTGTATGAGTTTGGCGGTTCTATACAGTGGCTAAAATGGGCGATTCAGTTGCAGGACACACAG GATGAACTCTTCCTTGACAAAGAGGGAGGGGCCTATTTCAACACCACAGGGCAAGATCCATCCATCCTCCTCCGTGTTAAGGAAGATCACGATGGGGCTGAGCCATCAGGAAATTCAGTGTCAGCAATAAATCTCGTGAGATTGGCATCTTTAGTTTCAGGAAGTAGGGCTGCCGGGTACAGGCAGAATGCAGAGCATCTTTTG GCCGTTTTCGAGTCGAGATTGAAGGAAGTGCCTATGGCCGTGCCGTTGATGTGTTGTGCGGCTGATATGTTCTCCGTGCCTTCTCAGAAGCAAATCGTTGTGATTGGTCGGAAAGATGCTCAAGAGTTTGAGAAGATGCTTGTTGCTGCTCATGCGGAATATGAACCGAACAAAACA GTGATTCACATCGATCCCGCAAACTCAGAGGAGGTACAGTTCTGGGAAGAGCATAACAGTAACATTGCGCTGATGACCAAAAACAACGCTGCTGAAGACAGAGTGGTGGCGCTTGTGTGCCAGAACTTCACTTGCAGCCCCCCAATCACCAGCGCAACCTCTCTTCAAGCGAAGCTGTCGCCTAGATCAGCCGCCCGAATCGCATCCTAA